In Phalacrocorax aristotelis chromosome 6, bGulAri2.1, whole genome shotgun sequence, one DNA window encodes the following:
- the LOC142058276 gene encoding uncharacterized protein LOC142058276, producing MVLRGSHLNAAIPFSPFRPQEVTPGNQALSGAVAFERSPKGRPPACSQQPFQDALGSGGGAAGAAGGGPSQLQPIGAGRAPEAGGTGSTWSGSMAAVGSCRAKAPRGVAGRRRPRAAVLGAERRSRAAAVRPVDEEVSSDSEPESPSLGRRRRREAAVEEEVEETPQEKKLRLAKLYLEELRQHEEERAAAEEEEETHPADLIGDRLKEDVLEQKGRLQRLVAKDVQPPDPASIRVLRGHQLPVTCLVISPDDRFIFSASKDGSCIKWEVESGRRPCVVPGGKKGTEERHMAHASHVLCMAISSDGKYLATGDRNKLIMVWDTATCKCLHIFTGHRDAVSGLSFRKGTHQLYSASHDRCVKVWNVAENADMETLFGQQDVITGLDSLSRECCVTAGGRDGTVRLWKIPEESQLVFYGHQ from the exons ATGGTCCTGAGAGGGTCACACCTTAATGCTGCTatccccttttccccttttcgcCCTCAGGAGGTCACACCGGGAAACCAAGCCCTCAGCGGAGCCGTCGCCTTTGAGCGATCTCCAAAAGGGAGACCACCCGCCTGCAGTCAGCAGCCCTTCCAGGATGCTCTGG GaagcgggggcggggccgcaggcgcggcgggagggggaCCTAGTCAGCTGCAGCCAATAGGCGCGGGGCGAGCCCCTGAGGCCGGCGGGACGGGCAGCACGTGGAGCGGCAGCATGGCGGCGGTGGGCAGCTGTAGGGCCAAAGCCCCACGCGGGGTGGCGGgacggcggcggccgcgggcggcg GTCCTGGGCGCCGAGAGGAGGTCGCGGGCGGCGGCCGTCCGGCCCGTCGACGAGGAGGTGTCCAGCGACTCCGAGCCGGAGAG CCCGTCGTtgggacggcggcggcggcgggaggcggcggtagaggaggaggtggaggagacGCCGCAGGAGAAGAAGCTGCGCCTGGCCAAGCTGTACCTGGAGGAGCTCCGCCAGCACG AGGAGGAGCGGGCGgcggcagaggaggaggaggagacgcATCCGGCGGATCTCATCGGCGACCGGCTGAAAGAGGACGTG ctggagcagaagggtCGGCTGCAGCGCCTGGTCGCCAAAGAC GTGCAGCCTCCGGATCCAGCCAGCATTCGAGTGCTGCGGGGGCACCAGCTGCCCGTCACCTGCCTGGTCATCTCTCCAGATGACAGGTTCATCTTTTCGGCTTCCAAGGACGGCTCCTGCATCAAAT GGGAGGTGGAGAGCGGGAGGAGGCCGTGCGTGGTGCCCGGGGGGAAGAAGGGCACCGAGGAGCGGCACATGGCGCACGCATCCCACGTCCTCTGCATGGCCATCTCATCGGATGGCAAGTACCTG GCTACGGGAGACAGGAACAAGCTGATCATGGTCTGGGACACCGCCACCTGCAAGTGCCTGCACATCTTCACTGGGCACCGCGATGCCGTCTCG GGCCTGTCCTTCCGGAAGGGCACGCACCAGCTGTACAGTGCCTCCCATGACCGCTGCGTCAAGGTCTGGAACGTGGCGGAGAACGCAGACATGGAGACCCT GTTCGGGCAGCAGGATGTCATCACGGGGCTGGACAGCCTGAGCCGTGAGTGCTGTGTGACGGCGGGGGGACGGGACGGCACCGTGCGGCTCTGGAAGATCCCCGAGGAGTCACAGCTCGTGTTTTATGGGCACCAGTAG
- the LOC142058278 gene encoding LOW QUALITY PROTEIN: uncharacterized protein LOC142058278 (The sequence of the model RefSeq protein was modified relative to this genomic sequence to represent the inferred CDS: substituted 1 base at 1 genomic stop codon) produces the protein LHRLYHLLEVHQSRPSPRGQDWVKKHWFQPQSVVGRIRVVXKEARVRPGKGKAVICAVLGASLSAAVEERKRRLCQADVTIDSLQVVIKSLQVVIKSLQEQLEGNKRLLQEERNQNAILKEELRDQLLREADTLAEVEVKLSEKGVRQVYPQGVLQRARETVESFPHMYPLFKTEYLYEDNNDDRPQVLTKEVPFTATEVAKLKKDFARTPKESETEYVWRVSLSAGGDGILLSEKEAEGYWGPGVFLTTGNCRAPWSLTQRAAYWAGGLNPLERGDPLAITGTVDQLVESVQKAACLQKMYDRELKPHQSSPMMMPVDPGRMTPLIRGLPDSLKPTGIQLQGRIQNNSEGERTAATLEGIITPDHWRLGRKVWTWREVAQELINFGRKYGPDGGSFQKTETRVVRSAEQVNNRQLSIGKGQDLRPLRNNHPGRERLLSRQGLWHLGLQKGIPRDLMDGLPTPKLEKLVQKWSGKKATVGVVAAAPPPIDLEGELTREKAEN, from the coding sequence CTTCACCGGCTGTACCATCTTTTGGAGGTGCACCAATCTCGCCCCTCACCCCGGGGACAAGATTGGGTGAAAAAACATTGGTTTCAACCGCAGAGTGTAGTAGGCAGGATAAGGGTAGTGTAGAAGGAAGCTAGGGTTAGAccggggaaaggaaaagctgtaatttgCGCAGTCCTGGGAGCGAGTCTGTCAGCAGCGGTGGAAGAGAGGAAACGGAGGCTTTGTCAAGCCGATGTCACAATAGACTCACTGCAGGTGGTCATAAAGTCACTGCAGGTGGTCATAAAGTCACTGCAGGAACAATTGGAGGGAAACAAGCGATTGttgcaggaggagagaaatcaAAATGCCATACTGAAGGAAGAATTGAGGGATCAGCTTTTGAGGGAAGCAGATACACTGGCGGAGGTAGAGGTGAAACTTTCAGAGAAAGGGGTACGGCAAGTTTACCCTCAGGGAGTCTTGCAGAGGGCAAGGGAAACTGTAGAAAGCTTCCCTCACATGTATCCACTCTTTAAAACAGAGTACTTGTATGAGGACAATAACGATGACCGTCCTCAAGTTCTCACCAAAGAAGTCCCATTTACAGCAACCGAAGTAGCAAAGTTGAAAAAAGACTTTGCAAGAACTCCGAAGGAATCGGAGACAGAATATGTGTGGAGAGTGTCCCTGTCAGCAGGGGGGGATGGAATTTTGTTGTcggagaaagaagcagaaggctATTGGGGTCCAGGTGTGTTCTTAACTACAGGTAATTGCCGAGCCCCATGGTCATTAACCCAGAGGGCTGCGTATTGGGCCGGAGGGCTGAACCCTTTGGAGAGGGGAGATCCCCTTGCCATAACAGGTACGGTGGATCAACTAGTGGAAAGCGTGCAGAAAGCAGCCTGTCTCCAAAAGATGTATGATCGGGAGCTCAAGCCCCACCAGAGTTCCCCGATGATGATGCCTGTAGACCCAGGGAGGATGACTCCCCTGATCCGGGGACTCCCTGACTCCCTGAAACCCACTGGGATCCAATTACAGGGgagaattcaaaataattccGAAGGAGAAAGAACTGCGGCCACTCTGGAAGGGATAATAACCCCTGACCATTGGCGGTTGGGAAGGAAAGTGTGGACGTGGAGGGAGGTAGCgcaggaattaattaattttgggagaaaatatgGCCCTGATGGTGGATCGTTCCAAAAAACCGAAACAAGGGTTGTACGGTCTGCAGAGCAAGTTAACAATCGGCAGCTGTCAATTGGGAAGGGCCAGGATTTGAGGCCACTCCGCAACAATCATCCCGGGAGAGAGAGACTCCTAAGTCGACAGGGCTTATGGCATCTAGGGCTTCAGAAGGGCATTCCTCGAGACCTGATGGATGGACTCCCGACCCCAAAATTGGAAAAACTTGTACAGAAATGGTCAGGGAAGAAGGCCACTGTCGGAGTAGTTGCCGCTGCTCCACCCCCGATAGATCTTGAGGGGGAGCTGACTAGGGAAAAGGCGGAAAACTAG
- the LOC142058279 gene encoding maestro heat-like repeat-containing protein family member 6 has protein sequence MVFLVEMLGCTSLSEELDRALEIFPMYLQSQCLGMPSLVLRGLLRLSERPDTARKTLVLLPYVMEQLQGADSDASAIALSLLSNLLRLLEGKTLSLTALALAEKLQPLFSDESSTVRELSIRLFRNTMGVVVDAKKKKMKEVVWGSLLPLLFHLHDEDKNVAKASQETLSSAGQFLKWRQLAQLGETVQAWRISECLLARNRSRAKEYLRQSQSYLRSPQEPLRREAVRFIVLQDAGRDTSLLVSSLATQALLILSLRKAESRFNVQRLSFRLLRAWTRWHSAPSEDSAQAERKQQPQP, from the exons ATGGTCTTCCTCGTTGAG ATGTTGGGCTGCACCAGCCTCAGTGAAGAGCTGGACCGTGCCCTGGAAATCTTCCCCATGTAtctgcagagccagtgcctGGGGATGCCCAGCctggtgctcaggggcctcctCAGGCTCAGTGAGAGGCCCGACACG GCAAGGAAAACCCTCGTCCTGCTGCCGTATGtcatggagcagctgcagggtgctgacAGTGATGCCAGCGCCATcgccctgtccctgctcagcAACCTGCTccggctgctggaggggaagacGCTCAGCCTGACTGCCCTGGCGCTGGCTGAGAAGCTCCAGCCGCTCTTCAGCGAC GAGTCGAGCACTGTGCGGGAGCTCTCCATCCGGCTCTTCCGAAACACAATGGGGGTTGTGGTGGATGCCAAAAAGAAGAAGATGAAGGAGGTGGTGTggggcagcctgctgccactgctcttTCACCTGCACGACGAGGACAAGAATGTGGCCAAG GCCTCCCAGGAAAccctcagcagtgctggacAGTTCCTGAAGTGGCGGCAGCTGGCCCAGCTGGGCGAGACCGTGCAGGCATGGAGGATCAGCGAGTGCCTG ctggCCAGGAACAGGAGCAGGGCCAAGGAATACCTGCGCCAGAGCCAGTCCTACCTGCGGAGCCCACAGGAGCCCCTGCGGCGGGAAGCTGTCAGGTTCATCG TCCTTCAAGATGCAGGGAGAGACACGAGTCTCCTGGTCTCCTCCCTGGCAACACAGGCGCTCCTCATCCTCAGCTTGAGGAAGGCTGAGTCGAGGTTTAACGTGCAACGGCTGAGCTTCCGGCTGCTGAGGGCATGGACGAGGTGGCACTCGGCACCCAGCGAGGACTCTGCtcaggcagagagaaagcagcaacCCCAGCCCTAG
- the LOC142058280 gene encoding uncharacterized protein LOC142058280 has product MCKVQPLQAALPAFSRPDPCCSTLALPGQNEDNLDIIRAFLRSRPKQEEEKLKFLASIYTICSTSSAGSTTWDMLYFCLLEVVEAIEVLLQEEPTDHLGTVVWRQAMLTIASMSKAGLLLQEMSSRLLHICFCSIFHLPPQDTQGPEASLYSETLATMDSMLQVLVSSAGALGILELQNILQVWPWHRVPTSIDPWLEWCPAPPQSPCLLFVLPNTPSQMDLPVWQGEPSPGTFPRATS; this is encoded by the exons ATGTGCAAGGTCCAGCCGCTGCAGGCGG ccctgcctgccttctctcGGCCAGATCCGTGCTGCTCCACCTTGGCTCTGCCCGGGCAGAACGAGGATAACCTGGACATCATCCGAGCCTTCCTCAGGAGCAGACCAAAG caagaggaggagaagctgaAGTTTCTGGCCTCCATCTACACCATCTGTAGCACCAGCAGCGCGGGCTCCACAACATGGGACATGCTTTACTTCTGTTtgctggaggtggtggaggcCATCGAG gtgctgctgcaagAGGAGCCCACTGACCACCTGGGTACTGTGGTGTGGCGGCAAGCCATGCTGACCATCGCCTCCATGAG CAAGGCggggctgcttctgcaggagatGAGCAGCAGACTCCTCCacatctgcttctgcagcatcttCCACCTCCCTCCGCAGGACACCCAGGGCCCTGAGGCTTCTCTCTACTCCGAG ACCCTGGCCACGATGGACAgcatgctgcaggtgctggtaAGCAGCGCCGGTGCTCTCGGcatcctggagctgcagaacatCTTGCAGGTCTGGCCTTGGCACAGGGTCCCCACAAGCATTGACCCATGGCTTGAGTGgtgccccgcccctccccaaTCA ccctgcctgctgttcGTCCTGCCCAACACTCCCTCACAGATGGATCTGCCTGTCTGGCAAggggagcccagccctgggactTTCCCCCGGGCCACATCCTAG